A window of Carassius carassius chromosome 44, fCarCar2.1, whole genome shotgun sequence contains these coding sequences:
- the LOC132126488 gene encoding egl nine homolog 1-like produces the protein MEGNSRENERLERERQYCELCGKMENLMKCGRCRSSFYCSKEHQRQDWKKHKRMCKEADKQQQTPPADERSPVQYNTSEPSNTSQSNSTVTSSGERTPDFIKSATHSETKPSSDCVKPNVQTRSPPQKLATDYIVPCMNKYGICVIDNFLGEEFRLSILEDVRALYLTGDFTDGQLVSQRSDSSKDIRGDKITWVEGKEPGCERIAFLMSRMDDVIRHCNGNLGSYRINGRTKAMVACYPGNGTGYVRHVDNPNGDGRCVTCIYYLNKDWDAKEHGGLLRIFPEGTAQFADIEPKFDRLLLFWSDRRNPHEVQPAYATRYAITVWYFDADERARAKEKYLTGTGERGVKVELNKPSEPS, from the exons ATGGAGGGAAACTCAAGGGAAAACGAGCGTCTGGAGCGAGAGCGCCAGTACTGCGAGCTGTGCGGGAAAATGGAGAACCTCATGAAGTGCGGACGGTGTCGCAGCTCGTTCTACTGCAGCAAAGAGCACCAGAGACAGGACTGGAAGAAGCACAAGAGGATGTGCAAGGAGGCCGACAAGCAGCAGCAGACACCGCCAGCCGATGAGCGCAGCCCCGTACAGTACAACACTTCAGAACCGTCCAACACTTCTCAGAGTAACTCTACCGTTACGTCATCCGGCGAAAGAACGCCAGATTTTATAAAGTCCGCCACACACTCTGAAACCAAACCGAGCTCTGACTGTGTGAAACCCAACGTACAGACCCGCTCGCCTCCTCAGAAGCTGGCCACGGACTATATCGTGCCCTGCATGAACAAGTACGGCATCTGTGTCATCGACAACTTCTTAGGCGAGGAGTTTAGACTGAGTATTCTGGAGGACGTGCGGGCGCTTTACTTGACCGGCGACTTCACCGACGGACAGCTGGTCAGTCAGAGGAGCGACTCCTCGAAAGACATTCGGGGGGATAAGATCACCTGGGTTGAGGGGAAGGAGCCCGGCTGTGAGAGGATAGCGTTTCTCATGAGCCGCATGGATGATGTGATCCGACACTGTAACGGAAACCTGGGCAGCTACAGGATCAATGGAAGAACGAAA GCAATGGTGGCATGTTACCCTGGCAATGGCACAGGATATGTACGGCATGTGGATAACCCAAACGGTGATGGGAGATGTGTCACGTGCATATATTACCTAAATAAAGACTGGGATGCCAAg GAACATGGTGGCCTTTTGCGGATCTTTCCAGAGGGAACTGCGCAGTTTGCAGACATTGAGCCCAAGTTTGACAGACTTTTGCTCTTCTGGTCAGACAGACGGAACCCACATGAGGTCCAGCCAGCTTATGCCACGAG gTATGCTATAACGGTGTGGTATTTTGACGCTGATGAGCGAGCTCGTGCTAAAGAGAAATATTTAACAG GAACAGGTGAAAGAGGTGTAAAAGTGGAGCTTAACAAGCCTTCTGAGCCCAGCTAG